In Brachypodium distachyon strain Bd21 chromosome 5, Brachypodium_distachyon_v3.0, whole genome shotgun sequence, the genomic window CGAGGAGCTGCCCAGGTGCGCGGGGAGGATGGTGCCGTGTCGCCTGACAtatgggtcccaccggtcaggaTCCGAGCAAAACAATCTAAGTAAGCGGTTTCGGGTTAGGTGAGAAGGACTGAcgcaaaaagtgtggttctgcaGACGGTTTTACGTTAACTGTGAGTCGGCAACAAAGTTGTCtcaaaaaatgtggttttgtgaaatttactcggATGCTATCTAGAACAGAGAATGTGCAGGGCCGACAAGGGAGACTCGTTAGTCATTACCTTGGCTCATGTCGTCAGCCTTGTTTTACCAAAGAGATTCATCCTAGGTTACCTCCATTAATTAATCCTGCTCTTGATCCGTACGCTAACTGCCACCGGCACCGCCATGAATTATATTTCTCTGCTAGTATATAGGGAACAGTGCTGTGTTTCACCTTTAAAGTCAAACACACATGGGTCAAACACACATGGGCCTAGtaactttatttttcttccttgcACACATAGTTAGAAAATTGTGATACCAACAATGCTGCTGGTCAGCTGCTGACACAGTATATACCATATAAAATATATGAGAGTTCTGACTAGCTATTTGTTATGCAGGACTTGTACAGATAACAGAGCTGCACAATTGGCATGATCTGGCTAATACAGTTGCATACAGGATATGAAGATGCCCAAGGATTCTTTCAGCACAGCAATGTTAAGAGCAGTTCTCATATGGTAAATAGCATATACAGATTGCTTCCTAGAGACTTGACATTGGCAGTGGAATGCCTTGCTGTGGAAAACAAACTGCGAGATCCGCCACAGCTTCTCCGACTAGATCCTCCAACAGACAACTTGCAATCAGTTTTGCGACCTCATCCACTCCAGATCTCCCTGACTTCATCCAGCCTCCTCCTTCCACCTCTTGCTGCACAACTCTTTCCAGCATTCTTGCAGTGTCGCCGTCCTTATTTGCCACCAACATCTCTGCACCGTAAAGCCAACCCTTCACATGACTCCAGACTTCTTCCCTTAAATCTTGAGATAATTTCTCCTTCCATGCTCCCAAGCAAGTTTTGCTCCATGGGTAGGTGCTTAGTAAGGCGTCTTGGCCAGCCTCAACCAAGGCCATATTTACGCAGTCAAAAAGAAGCTTCCGGTTTGACCTACACTCCCTTGATTTAGCGGCCTCCTCATTGTGGTCTAAGAGCATGTGACACAGTTCAGGATCAAGAGGGCAATCGGGCAAATACCAGCCTGTGAAAACCATAGTCAACTGTAGATTGTCTAATCCAGAAGATGATAATATCTTTTCTACAAAGGCATGGCATTCcaattcatcatcatcatctgcaTTGGAGAAATTCAGAGAGCCAAGTAATGCCGAACGGGAGTTGGTATCCTCCCATGGTAATGAGCGGGCAACAGACTCAATTGCAGGAGACCGTAGGCCAACTCCTGTGATATGATAAGAACAATTAATTAGTACATAATTGAACAGGGCAATGCCAAGTTCAACAGTCAACATAGGAGCAGAACTTACTCTTGTTGCAGGAAATGATGCTTCTTGATGATTCGGGTTTATCAGTGTTGTTATCTTCAAAAGTAGGACTAGGATGCCCACGCATGCATTTTAGGCCACCGTTTGATCTTAGGTCGTCAGTATAATCACCTGGACAGTCAGAAGATACAAGTGCTTCGAAGGAATCAACATCCTGCTACATACAAATCAGTTATTGCAAGTAAGAAACACCATACTATTTTGCACCAAGAGCCCCATGTATGTTGTCATAGTGCGAGAGAGATACTGCAGTAGATTAAGAATGGAACCCAATAAAAACAGGTACTAAATGTATAATATGTGACAAGTGCGTACTTTTGAAGAACAATTTGTTTGAATGGTGGAACTATCAGATTTGTCCTTGCAAAATGTCATTTGCTCAACGTCGCCAAGAAAAGTGACTTCAACCTTCCCATTAGTGCCATCAGATGTAAGGATAGTTTTCCTGGTTGCCAGCCTTTTATTTctgggaaagaaaaaactcgACACTCTCCCCTTTAATGATTTTCCTTTACCTGACCTCGTATCCATCTTCGATGTTTTGCAGACTTCAGAATTTGCAGACGCTATTATGTCATGAAATGCTGCTGATGACGCTGGGAGAGATTTTGATCTTACTAAATTTCTGGGAGAGCTCTCACcattttcatcttttcttaatGTAGACATGCGAGTAGCTTGCATGTCCCACTCATTACCTGTGCCACATGACTGGCTAGTTGAAACAGAGTTTACCAATGCAACAGTTTCTTCTTTCGTATCTTTTTTAAGAGAGAGCATGTCACCCAAAGTTCTTGAGTTCCTTGGGAACCTTATTTCTTGACCGATCTCATCACGTGCTACCGTTGTCCATCTCTCTGAAAGTCGCTTTTTGGCTTCCTTGGTCACAGATGACTCAGCTGAATGTGAATGAGATGTCCTGCTACAATTTGAGCATGAGTGAGTACTGCTATGTCTTTTGATATAATCCCATGAATAACGCGACACTGGACTGACTACCACCGAATCACTTAGGTTACCATCATTTTCATCGATGTAATCAATTTCTGACCTACTGAAAGAGCTCTCATCTCCAAAATACCCATTTGAGTATACAGAGGATAGCAAAGACTCATCCCGCCGATGACGATCCTCTGGTAGGTACTGAAACGAAGCATGCGATACTTCTCCATATCTTAGGGTGGATGCACATGCATCATCTTCCAAATCACCAAGAAAGTTAGTCTTGTCAGTCTGTTCAGATGGAGCTGTCCTGGGAGTTAGCCTGGCATGTGTTCTGTTAGGCTTTCCAGGACTAGGCTTTAAGACCACTATCCTAGTCGGCTGCGAGAAGGTATCTTCTGTTGAATGTGATCTCTTGTGAGTCTTCCCTGTCACACAGCCATTTTCTTCATTAAATCGGTGTGTTCTGGTTTCTCTTTCCCCTTTATTCTCAACAGATTTAAGTGGTTTCAACAGTGTAATGCACTTTTTCTGAAGTGGTGCTGGCATTGTTTGATGTTCATTCTGAGGCTTCGAAACTGAGCTTGGTTCTTCAAGGAACTTCAGAAACAAATCCTTATTTGAACTTAGAACCTCGAGAGCTTCTTGAAACTCCTTTGAGTGAAGGAAATTCTCATCATTGGCAAGGAGTTTTGCTTCCATGAACTTTTTTCGAACAACTTCTGTCCTTGTGTCGCTCTTTTTCCGGGAAGATCTTCCACTAGATAAAGTTTGGTCTGGATGATGGTGTGTTCTTACTCTTAATGGCTCTTCACGGGCTGCATCCACATGATGGTGTGTTGACTTGCCATAGCAGTGCCGCTCTTGCTGCAGCAGGGGTCGGTTTGTCGCTGCCAAGTTGGCATGTGACTGACTTCTCAAATTTCTTTTGACAGAATGCAATAATGCTGGTTCTTGTGCAGGTAGATCATCCTCAAGCCCCATTAATCTGGCAACCACACTTGGTGGCTTCTTCCTTGATTCCGCTTCTTTAAATATCTCCCTTACTAGCAGCATCTTCATGGGTGGTGCATCTGATTTGTTGTTTGAAGAGTTCCTACTATTAGCCCCCTGAAGGAAGATTCATATTAGAACAAAAGCAGCGGAGCATCTAAAAAAAGATTTAGTAAGTGCGTCCCTGCTATTTACAAGATTTTATTTAACAAGGAAAAGTTAGTCAGGGCACTTATGATAAATTGAAAGAATGACATGATACTCACTAGTTTATTCTCTGCACAAACTTTAGCAGGATTGGTATCTTGCCAGATTCTACGAACTGGAGAACCTGAAAGACCAAATCTAAATCAAATATATAATGTTGTAATGACACAAAAGCAACTTTTATGCCAGGTGAACAAGTTAACTCAAAACGTGCAGTCAATTTGGATCTTTAGAGCAGTGTCTTGCAAATAAATAGCAAGAGTACCTTTTTAATATTTCAAATCTAAGAAAGTAAGAAGGGAAAAACATCCAAAGGGAAAGACAAACAAAAGATGTCATCA contains:
- the LOC100830890 gene encoding uncharacterized protein LOC100830890 isoform X1; the encoded protein is MINLFDLSTGMTSTKVLTDRAYRDGSPVRRIWQDTNPAKVCAENKLGANSRNSSNNKSDAPPMKMLLVREIFKEAESRKKPPSVVARLMGLEDDLPAQEPALLHSVKRNLRSQSHANLAATNRPLLQQERHCYGKSTHHHVDAAREEPLRVRTHHHPDQTLSSGRSSRKKSDTRTEVVRKKFMEAKLLANDENFLHSKEFQEALEVLSSNKDLFLKFLEEPSSVSKPQNEHQTMPAPLQKKCITLLKPLKSVENKGERETRTHRFNEENGCVTGKTHKRSHSTEDTFSQPTRIVVLKPSPGKPNRTHARLTPRTAPSEQTDKTNFLGDLEDDACASTLRYGEVSHASFQYLPEDRHRRDESLLSSVYSNGYFGDESSFSRSEIDYIDENDGNLSDSVVVSPVSRYSWDYIKRHSSTHSCSNCSRTSHSHSAESSVTKEAKKRLSERWTTVARDEIGQEIRFPRNSRTLGDMLSLKKDTKEETVALVNSVSTSQSCGTGNEWDMQATRMSTLRKDENGESSPRNLVRSKSLPASSAAFHDIIASANSEVCKTSKMDTRSGKGKSLKGRVSSFFFPRNKRLATRKTILTSDGTNGKVEVTFLGDVEQMTFCKDKSDSSTIQTNCSSKQDVDSFEALVSSDCPGDYTDDLRSNGGLKCMRGHPSPTFEDNNTDKPESSRSIISCNKRVGLRSPAIESVARSLPWEDTNSRSALLGSLNFSNADDDDELECHAFVEKILSSSGLDNLQLTMVFTGWYLPDCPLDPELCHMLLDHNEEAAKSRECRSNRKLLFDCVNMALVEAGQDALLSTYPWSKTCLGAWKEKLSQDLREEVWSHVKGWLYGAEMLVANKDGDTARMLERVVQQEVEGGGWMKSGRSGVDEVAKLIASCLLEDLVGEAVADLAVCFPQQGIPLPMSSL
- the LOC100830890 gene encoding uncharacterized protein LOC100830890 isoform X2, which translates into the protein MLDIFPLGSPVRRIWQDTNPAKVCAENKLGANSRNSSNNKSDAPPMKMLLVREIFKEAESRKKPPSVVARLMGLEDDLPAQEPALLHSVKRNLRSQSHANLAATNRPLLQQERHCYGKSTHHHVDAAREEPLRVRTHHHPDQTLSSGRSSRKKSDTRTEVVRKKFMEAKLLANDENFLHSKEFQEALEVLSSNKDLFLKFLEEPSSVSKPQNEHQTMPAPLQKKCITLLKPLKSVENKGERETRTHRFNEENGCVTGKTHKRSHSTEDTFSQPTRIVVLKPSPGKPNRTHARLTPRTAPSEQTDKTNFLGDLEDDACASTLRYGEVSHASFQYLPEDRHRRDESLLSSVYSNGYFGDESSFSRSEIDYIDENDGNLSDSVVVSPVSRYSWDYIKRHSSTHSCSNCSRTSHSHSAESSVTKEAKKRLSERWTTVARDEIGQEIRFPRNSRTLGDMLSLKKDTKEETVALVNSVSTSQSCGTGNEWDMQATRMSTLRKDENGESSPRNLVRSKSLPASSAAFHDIIASANSEVCKTSKMDTRSGKGKSLKGRVSSFFFPRNKRLATRKTILTSDGTNGKVEVTFLGDVEQMTFCKDKSDSSTIQTNCSSKQDVDSFEALVSSDCPGDYTDDLRSNGGLKCMRGHPSPTFEDNNTDKPESSRSIISCNKRVGLRSPAIESVARSLPWEDTNSRSALLGSLNFSNADDDDELECHAFVEKILSSSGLDNLQLTMVFTGWYLPDCPLDPELCHMLLDHNEEAAKSRECRSNRKLLFDCVNMALVEAGQDALLSTYPWSKTCLGAWKEKLSQDLREEVWSHVKGWLYGAEMLVANKDGDTARMLERVVQQEVEGGGWMKSGRSGVDEVAKLIASCLLEDLVGEAVADLAVCFPQQGIPLPMSSL